One window of Nitrospira sp. genomic DNA carries:
- the glnA gene encoding type I glutamate--ammonia ligase, translating to MNVREVLEFAKKHRVQMVDLKFVDLPGMWQHMTIPVSELTEGLFKDGSGLDGSSIRGWKAINNSDLLMVPDPATACLDPFTAVPTLSLTGNVVDPISRENYERDPRFIAQKAEKYLQSTKIGDNSFWGPEAEFFIFDHARYDQTSHSGFYYIDSEEGAWNMGQEGINLGGKIRHKQGYFPVAPADTQQDIRSEMVLEMEKVGIEVEKHHHETASAGQAEIDIRFDSLVRTADKMMLYKYIVKNVARRHGKTVTFMPKPLFSDAGSGMHTHQSIWKEGKPLFAGKDYAGISPLCLYYIGGILKHAPALAAFTNPTTNSYKRITPGFEAPVLLAYSSRNRSAGVRIPMYSPSPKAKRIEVRFPDPSCNPYLAFSAMLMAGLDGIQNKINPGEPAEKDLYDLDPKEAASIPTMPGSLDEAINSLDKDHQFLLKGEVFTEDLIDAWIGYKRNKEIDAMRLRPHPYEFFLYYDV from the coding sequence ATGAACGTGCGGGAGGTATTGGAGTTCGCCAAGAAGCACAGGGTCCAGATGGTCGATCTGAAATTCGTGGATCTGCCGGGAATGTGGCAGCATATGACCATCCCTGTGAGCGAGCTGACGGAAGGGCTGTTCAAGGACGGGTCCGGCCTTGATGGATCGTCGATTCGCGGCTGGAAGGCCATCAACAACAGCGATTTGTTGATGGTGCCGGACCCTGCCACGGCATGCCTCGATCCTTTCACCGCGGTCCCGACGCTCAGCCTGACCGGAAATGTCGTGGATCCGATTTCTCGGGAAAATTACGAACGAGATCCCAGGTTTATCGCGCAAAAGGCTGAGAAGTATCTCCAGAGTACCAAGATCGGCGACAACTCATTCTGGGGGCCGGAAGCCGAGTTTTTTATCTTCGATCATGCTCGTTACGACCAAACCAGCCACAGCGGTTTCTACTATATCGACTCGGAGGAAGGCGCCTGGAACATGGGGCAAGAGGGAATCAACCTGGGGGGGAAGATTCGGCATAAGCAAGGGTATTTCCCAGTGGCTCCGGCTGACACCCAGCAAGATATCCGTAGCGAGATGGTCCTGGAAATGGAAAAGGTCGGCATCGAGGTCGAAAAGCATCATCACGAGACGGCCTCGGCCGGGCAGGCCGAAATCGATATCCGATTTGATTCTCTCGTGCGGACCGCGGACAAGATGATGCTGTACAAATACATCGTCAAAAACGTGGCGCGTCGACATGGGAAGACGGTGACATTCATGCCGAAGCCGCTCTTCAGCGATGCCGGATCAGGGATGCACACGCACCAGAGCATCTGGAAAGAAGGGAAACCGCTCTTTGCCGGGAAGGACTATGCCGGCATCTCACCGCTCTGTTTATATTATATCGGTGGCATTCTGAAGCATGCGCCGGCGCTGGCGGCGTTTACGAACCCGACGACGAACTCCTACAAGCGTATCACCCCGGGGTTCGAAGCGCCGGTACTGCTGGCCTATTCCAGCCGGAACCGATCGGCCGGCGTCCGAATTCCGATGTACTCCCCAAGTCCGAAGGCCAAGCGGATCGAAGTGCGGTTTCCCGATCCGTCCTGTAATCCCTATTTGGCATTCTCCGCGATGCTTATGGCGGGGCTCGACGGCATTCAGAACAAGATCAACCCAGGCGAGCCTGCTGAAAAAGACCTTTATGATCTCGATCCGAAGGAGGCGGCGAGTATCCCAACCATGCCCGGGAGTCTTGATGAAGCGATCAACAGCTTAGACAAGGATCACCAGTTTCTGCTCAAAGGAGAGGTGTTTACCGAGGATCTGATCGATGCCTGGATCGGTTACAAGCGGAACAAGGAGATCGATGCGATGCGTCTGCGGCCGCATCCGTACGAATTCTTCCTCTATTACGACGTCTAG
- a CDS encoding CBS domain-containing protein → MMPKRVRTGLTRSDILDRYVERFKQQLVKFQPFLSRKRGSASLEDFDEAAEELISQVFGAASDESEAYFFAKTGESALLPEEAQESGTHDVEREGLQQRRQVLESCLADLELRRRLQATRKGKGIEAAVVEDYMSHDVRSIHRDASIKQAGQLLQKHKVGSLIIDDGSRYIGIVTESDLIRKAIAKGLDPNTTTVATCMSRPLVTIEEDESLAEAMSLMKKQSIRHLPVTADATIIGVLSVSDLVRAFEEQKTP, encoded by the coding sequence ATGATGCCGAAACGAGTTCGTACAGGGTTGACACGGAGTGATATTCTCGATCGATATGTCGAGCGGTTCAAGCAGCAGCTCGTGAAATTTCAACCCTTCCTCTCGCGTAAGCGCGGGTCGGCTTCGCTTGAAGATTTCGACGAAGCGGCGGAAGAGTTGATCAGTCAGGTGTTCGGCGCTGCATCCGATGAATCAGAGGCCTATTTCTTTGCAAAGACGGGAGAATCGGCACTATTGCCTGAAGAGGCGCAGGAAAGCGGGACCCACGATGTGGAACGTGAGGGTCTCCAACAGCGCCGCCAAGTGCTGGAAAGCTGTCTGGCTGATCTCGAATTACGTCGACGACTGCAGGCAACGAGGAAAGGGAAAGGGATCGAGGCGGCGGTTGTTGAAGACTATATGTCGCATGACGTGCGAAGCATCCACCGGGATGCGAGCATCAAACAAGCGGGGCAGCTTTTGCAAAAGCATAAAGTAGGTTCGCTGATCATTGACGACGGGTCGCGGTATATCGGCATCGTCACTGAGTCAGACTTGATACGCAAGGCCATCGCCAAAGGGCTTGACCCGAATACCACGACCGTCGCCACCTGCATGAGCCGGCCACTTGTTACGATTGAAGAAGATGAGTCACTCGCCGAAGCCATGTCGCTGATGAAGAAGCAGAGCATTCGACACCTGCCGGTGACCGCCGATGCCACAATCATCGGGGTACTTTCGGTCTCTGACCTCGTTCGCGCGTTTGAAGAACAAAAAACTCCGTAG
- a CDS encoding ABC-F family ATP-binding cassette domain-containing protein, whose product MPPIMLLSCESVGKSFGIKPLFSELSLGLCEGDHVGLIGPNGSGKSTLLKILAGIEEPDSGTRSMRRQLRIGYVPQEPSFAEQHSAEDALAQVLLDEGLDPHEQGACIVRALSLGGFIRADQPISTLSGGWKKRLAIARSLMLEPDVLLMDEPTNHLDVDGILWLEGLLKAEPHAFIVISHDRRFLESVTTRIWELNRRYPNGLFQANGRYSEFLEQRDAALQAQTDYQASLANRVRREVEWLRRGPKARTTKAKARIDSAGRLIDELNDIESRQRNASAGIDFTASGRKSKQLLVAKGIGKSLGGKPIVSGLDIMMGPGERIGLLGPNGSGKTTVLKLLAGVLEPDCGTITRADRLRVVTFEQHRESLDQQATLRRALAPAGGDAVVYQDRSVHLVSWAKRFLFRPEQLDLPVSRLSGGEQARLLIARLMLQPADLLILDEPTNDLDIPTLDVLEDSLVEFVGGLVLVTHDRWLLDRVSTRLLALDGTGRAEWFADYAQWEAAQARKEAEERKPEILEEPSLPTKSSKRKGLSYKEQKEWDQIETKILGAEEVVTACQAAANDPAIASSAVDLQARYTALHAAQADVERLYARWTELDEKRTQPISNTSI is encoded by the coding sequence ATGCCACCGATTATGCTGCTCAGTTGTGAGTCTGTCGGCAAGAGCTTCGGGATCAAACCGTTGTTTAGTGAGCTGTCACTCGGACTCTGCGAAGGCGATCATGTCGGGTTGATCGGTCCCAATGGGTCAGGGAAGTCCACGTTGCTCAAGATCCTGGCTGGTATCGAAGAGCCGGATAGCGGCACTCGGTCCATGCGGCGGCAGCTCCGGATCGGCTATGTCCCGCAAGAACCCTCGTTTGCCGAGCAACACTCGGCCGAAGACGCGCTGGCCCAAGTCCTTCTGGACGAGGGGTTAGACCCACATGAGCAGGGAGCATGTATTGTAAGAGCGCTCAGCCTCGGAGGGTTTATCCGTGCCGACCAACCAATCTCAACGCTCTCCGGAGGATGGAAGAAGCGGCTGGCGATCGCACGATCGCTGATGTTGGAACCGGACGTGCTGCTCATGGATGAGCCGACCAACCATTTGGACGTCGACGGCATCCTCTGGCTTGAAGGTCTGTTGAAAGCCGAGCCTCATGCGTTCATCGTTATTAGCCACGACCGGCGCTTCCTAGAATCGGTGACCACGAGGATCTGGGAATTGAATCGCCGATACCCCAATGGTCTTTTTCAGGCGAACGGGCGGTACAGCGAGTTTTTGGAGCAGCGCGATGCGGCATTGCAGGCCCAGACCGACTATCAGGCGTCGTTGGCCAATCGAGTGCGTCGGGAAGTGGAATGGCTCAGGCGAGGCCCCAAAGCCCGCACGACCAAAGCCAAGGCCAGGATCGATTCGGCCGGTCGGCTGATCGACGAACTGAACGATATTGAATCGCGCCAGAGGAACGCATCGGCCGGAATCGACTTCACCGCGTCCGGGCGAAAGTCGAAACAATTGTTGGTGGCAAAGGGGATAGGGAAATCGCTTGGCGGCAAACCGATCGTGTCCGGTCTCGACATCATGATGGGGCCGGGCGAGCGGATCGGCCTCCTTGGCCCCAATGGCAGCGGCAAGACGACCGTCTTAAAACTCTTAGCCGGAGTGTTGGAGCCAGACTGCGGTACCATCACTCGTGCCGATCGGCTACGAGTGGTAACCTTCGAACAACACCGCGAGTCATTGGACCAGCAAGCCACGTTGCGGCGCGCTCTCGCTCCAGCCGGCGGCGATGCAGTTGTGTATCAGGATCGGTCCGTGCATCTGGTCTCATGGGCGAAGCGGTTTCTTTTCAGACCGGAACAGCTGGATCTGCCGGTCTCTCGCCTGTCCGGTGGAGAGCAGGCTCGGTTGCTGATCGCGCGGCTGATGCTTCAACCGGCAGATCTCCTGATTCTCGACGAGCCAACCAATGATTTGGATATCCCGACCCTTGATGTGCTGGAAGACAGCTTGGTGGAATTTGTCGGGGGGCTTGTGCTGGTGACGCATGATCGGTGGTTGCTGGACCGCGTCTCCACCAGACTCCTCGCGTTGGATGGAACAGGCCGTGCCGAATGGTTTGCCGACTATGCCCAATGGGAAGCCGCGCAGGCGAGAAAAGAGGCGGAAGAAAGAAAACCTGAGATCTTGGAGGAGCCTTCTCTACCGACGAAGTCATCGAAACGAAAAGGCTTGTCGTATAAAGAACAAAAAGAATGGGATCAGATCGAAACGAAGATTCTTGGGGCCGAGGAGGTTGTTACAGCTTGCCAAGCTGCAGCCAATGATCCGGCCATCGCTTCTTCCGCCGTCGATTTGCAGGCGCGCTACACAGCCCTTCATGCCGCGCAAGCCGACGTCGAACGTCTCTACGCCCGCTGGACCGAATTGGACGAAAAACGCACACAACCGATCAGCAACACGTCAATTTAG
- a CDS encoding type II toxin-antitoxin system prevent-host-death family antitoxin yields the protein MQIGLRKANQQFSRLVKAVRGGREVLLTDRGRPLAVIRPVRGDDEMESTIQRLEEAGFLRAAEKRRNLPAWNPKSVKGAPLSKTVQEERDKR from the coding sequence ATGCAGATCGGTTTACGAAAGGCGAACCAGCAGTTTTCTCGGCTCGTGAAGGCTGTGAGGGGCGGGCGAGAGGTGTTGTTGACGGATCGCGGGAGACCACTTGCCGTAATAAGACCGGTCCGTGGTGATGATGAAATGGAGTCCACCATTCAACGCTTGGAGGAAGCCGGGTTTCTGCGTGCTGCAGAGAAGCGAAGGAATCTTCCCGCGTGGAACCCTAAGTCCGTGAAGGGCGCACCACTTTCAAAGACCGTTCAAGAAGAACGAGATAAGCGGTGA
- a CDS encoding type II toxin-antitoxin system VapC family toxin, which translates to MTLVRWAYFDTSVLVKRYIKEEGSAVARRLLQRYRFLSSAIAPVEVLSALSRRRTAGELAHRDFLAIRSRLHKDRRYWELVEVGAIVLSQAEDLVQKTGLRTLDAVHVASVLNFQGASGITVPFVTADIKQRDVAETLALNLIWVE; encoded by the coding sequence GTGACCTTGGTGCGCTGGGCTTATTTCGATACCAGTGTGTTGGTCAAACGGTATATCAAAGAGGAAGGCTCGGCGGTTGCTCGCCGGCTCCTTCAACGGTATCGGTTCCTTTCATCAGCCATTGCTCCGGTCGAAGTCCTGTCTGCATTGAGTCGACGACGTACGGCCGGTGAACTTGCACATCGGGATTTCCTTGCCATCCGATCAAGGTTGCACAAAGATCGACGTTATTGGGAACTTGTGGAGGTTGGAGCCATCGTTCTGAGCCAAGCCGAGGACCTTGTCCAGAAGACTGGTCTGCGGACGCTCGATGCTGTGCACGTAGCTTCGGTGCTGAACTTCCAGGGGGCTTCTGGCATTACGGTTCCATTCGTCACTGCCGATATCAAGCAGCGCGATGTCGCTGAGACTCTTGCCCTCAACTTGATTTGGGTCGAGTAA
- a CDS encoding DUF2934 domain-containing protein, which produces MARVRSNKSKNKSFKEEEIKAGQLDENPAQHHTLQPAARSKERQEHKRIQEESSADLREFEKLSEQTPFTTTNGHQGIEDDSATHRRIAERAFILFLESGCEHGNDWSHWFEAERQINEVRV; this is translated from the coding sequence ATGGCACGAGTACGTTCGAACAAAAGTAAAAACAAGTCATTTAAAGAAGAGGAAATAAAGGCCGGTCAGTTGGACGAAAATCCCGCTCAACACCATACATTGCAACCAGCCGCTAGATCCAAAGAGCGCCAAGAGCACAAGCGGATACAAGAGGAGTCGTCTGCTGATTTGCGGGAATTCGAAAAGCTTTCCGAGCAAACGCCTTTTACTACCACTAATGGACATCAAGGTATCGAGGATGATTCTGCGACGCATCGTAGAATCGCGGAGCGGGCGTTTATTCTGTTTCTAGAGAGTGGCTGTGAGCATGGCAACGATTGGTCTCATTGGTTTGAAGCGGAACGGCAGATTAACGAAGTTCGAGTGTAG
- a CDS encoding BON domain-containing protein — MLSLVLVLLVLVLSGVSELLAGEASAARTDLERLNDDSITANVQGNLAGDNVLDFARVDVETERGAVILSGVVPTSEQKARAEQLARQVRGVKQVTNKLQVRTAQQP, encoded by the coding sequence ATGCTATCACTTGTTCTCGTACTTCTTGTTCTCGTACTGAGTGGGGTGAGCGAGCTCCTAGCCGGTGAGGCCTCGGCCGCCAGAACCGACTTAGAACGCTTGAATGATGATTCAATCACGGCGAACGTACAGGGGAACCTGGCGGGCGATAATGTGTTGGATTTTGCCAGGGTCGATGTGGAGACAGAACGAGGGGCCGTGATTCTCAGTGGCGTGGTGCCAACCTCAGAGCAGAAAGCTCGCGCGGAACAGCTGGCCAGGCAGGTACGTGGCGTCAAGCAGGTCACCAACAAGCTCCAGGTCCGGACGGCCCAGCAGCCGTAA
- a CDS encoding HDOD domain-containing protein gives MPLASELVQSCTTVFTLPEIYFRVRGVVDDPNSTMDDLAEVLKLDPAISARLLRIVNSPLYGFPKQIDTISRAVNIVGMQAINDLVTATTVGQTFSGMPIQLMEVPMFWRKSVLCALLAGRIAESCGIEDSERFFIEGLLRDIGHLVLYQTVPQRAQSALIEAGYLGTSLAEVEQSNIGCDFAEVGAELIRAWGMPVRIEQAIRCQLSPNDAGEFIIHASIVHLAGVVADYEELEPNRRPAVMPISPYAITATRFAAANLPALLTDARAKLQDTLALIHPRAMAA, from the coding sequence ATGCCTTTGGCGAGCGAACTGGTTCAGTCCTGCACCACCGTGTTCACCCTGCCGGAGATCTACTTCCGCGTGCGAGGTGTGGTGGACGACCCTAATTCGACCATGGACGACCTTGCCGAGGTTCTTAAGCTGGATCCGGCCATCTCAGCCAGGCTCCTCCGCATTGTCAACAGCCCCCTCTATGGATTTCCCAAGCAGATTGACACCATTTCCCGCGCCGTCAACATCGTCGGTATGCAAGCCATCAACGACCTGGTTACTGCAACGACGGTTGGGCAGACCTTCTCCGGAATGCCGATTCAACTCATGGAAGTCCCGATGTTCTGGCGCAAGAGTGTGCTTTGTGCCTTGCTCGCCGGAAGGATTGCTGAATCCTGCGGCATCGAAGACAGTGAGCGTTTCTTCATCGAAGGTCTGCTGCGCGACATCGGCCATCTCGTCCTCTACCAGACCGTCCCGCAGCGGGCTCAGTCTGCTCTCATTGAAGCGGGCTACCTCGGAACCTCTCTGGCCGAGGTGGAGCAGTCCAATATTGGGTGCGACTTCGCGGAAGTGGGGGCCGAACTCATTCGGGCCTGGGGGATGCCTGTGCGAATCGAACAGGCCATTCGCTGTCAACTGAGCCCAAACGATGCCGGTGAATTCATCATCCATGCGTCCATCGTTCATCTGGCCGGCGTCGTCGCCGATTACGAAGAGCTCGAGCCGAATCGGCGCCCTGCTGTCATGCCGATCAGCCCCTATGCCATCACCGCCACAAGGTTTGCAGCGGCCAACCTCCCGGCACTGCTCACGGACGCCCGGGCCAAGCTGCAAGATACTTTAGCGCTTATCCATCCTCGCGCCATGGCCGCGTAA
- a CDS encoding HDOD domain-containing protein, whose amino-acid sequence MTSSNAATESSIIASIRPRLHQQLRPLFDESSRCLPILESTCQQILNHMGPQSNAVNLAQVISRDHGLTCKVLQVANSIAYSPQQTIISVPHAVSWLGLDTVRSLVAAAHLVEQLQHWPVRQHEFRTLIAKSLISATHAGELGMAIGYPQPGQLFTGALLYSIGDLAIAYQDPDLFLALQAISKKHRHLSECTLEETRLIGVPRMILAQALAHMWNLPADVIELFRHPEELPMEHWHSGLQTYRGIVVGSIRLVEVLTGPALQPTLEDAKKTLRLVSGLSSGSFADLMIRAMDRGRQLIRSMGLAIDSFQEAMSPLNEQDATEAIPRPPAVKPTVGKEQAMLTSREKPVAPVRTKPLETLQALQASLQAARDLNGLLGAFVQSLHRDAGFDRIGLALLNQNDSDLLVGRLVLGVAPPALYLRSLSGSLSREHQFFLRVLKRVDPLLVSNFLDEMAGTLKQDFIEVWRPTSAIVAPLRVGAKPIGLIYCDRVTTSQPVLSQDYQVFQLFFAQTTLSLNRLAGVL is encoded by the coding sequence ATGACTTCGTCAAATGCGGCCACGGAATCGTCCATCATCGCCTCAATCCGCCCTCGCCTCCATCAGCAACTCAGACCTCTCTTCGACGAATCCAGCCGCTGTCTTCCAATTTTGGAGTCAACTTGTCAGCAAATCCTCAATCACATGGGACCTCAGTCCAACGCCGTGAATCTTGCCCAGGTGATCAGCCGAGACCATGGGTTGACGTGCAAAGTTCTGCAAGTTGCGAACAGCATCGCCTACAGCCCACAGCAGACGATCATATCGGTCCCCCATGCTGTCAGTTGGCTCGGGCTCGACACCGTTCGGTCCCTCGTCGCTGCGGCACATCTTGTTGAACAGCTGCAACATTGGCCGGTTCGTCAACACGAGTTCCGAACCTTGATCGCCAAGTCCCTCATCTCTGCGACCCATGCCGGTGAACTGGGAATGGCCATTGGATACCCACAGCCAGGGCAGTTGTTTACAGGCGCCCTCCTGTACTCGATCGGAGACTTGGCCATCGCCTACCAGGACCCGGACCTCTTTCTTGCTCTCCAGGCTATTTCCAAGAAACACAGGCACCTATCGGAATGCACACTTGAAGAGACGCGCCTCATTGGTGTACCACGAATGATCTTGGCCCAAGCGTTGGCCCACATGTGGAACCTACCGGCCGACGTGATCGAGCTCTTCCGTCATCCAGAAGAACTGCCGATGGAACATTGGCACAGTGGGCTCCAAACCTACCGAGGTATCGTCGTCGGCTCCATTCGGCTGGTCGAGGTGCTCACCGGTCCAGCCTTGCAACCCACTTTGGAGGACGCCAAGAAGACTCTCCGGCTCGTAAGCGGCCTCTCTTCCGGCTCCTTCGCTGATTTGATGATTCGGGCCATGGATCGGGGGCGCCAACTCATCCGCTCAATGGGGTTGGCAATCGACTCCTTCCAGGAGGCCATGTCACCACTAAACGAGCAGGATGCCACCGAAGCGATCCCTCGTCCGCCCGCCGTCAAACCGACGGTTGGCAAAGAACAGGCAATGCTCACGTCGCGAGAGAAACCGGTTGCTCCCGTTCGGACCAAGCCGCTTGAAACACTCCAGGCCCTTCAGGCCTCGCTCCAAGCTGCAAGAGACCTCAACGGCCTACTCGGGGCATTTGTGCAATCCCTACATCGGGACGCCGGATTTGACCGTATAGGCCTGGCGCTTCTGAACCAAAACGATAGTGATCTGCTTGTTGGAAGACTGGTGCTTGGGGTGGCACCTCCGGCACTCTACCTCCGGTCCCTTTCAGGTTCACTTAGCCGGGAGCATCAGTTTTTCCTCAGGGTTCTCAAGCGAGTCGATCCACTCCTTGTTTCCAACTTTTTAGACGAGATGGCCGGGACTCTCAAACAGGATTTTATCGAGGTCTGGAGACCGACGTCGGCGATCGTGGCGCCGTTGCGGGTTGGAGCAAAACCGATTGGGCTCATCTACTGTGATCGAGTAACCACCAGCCAACCGGTGCTATCTCAAGACTACCAGGTCTTCCAGCTGTTTTTCGCCCAGACAACGCTGAGTCTGAATCGATTGGCCGGCGTATTGTAG